A DNA window from Pseudomonas sp. GD03919 contains the following coding sequences:
- a CDS encoding ribbon-helix-helix domain-containing protein has protein sequence MCELYVKADPILYESRSRSLRIRGVVTTLRLENQFWDILREIAEVDGMTTNQLITKLYEEVMDFRGEVVNFASFLRVSCTRYLAQKAGRPVPLRVVGAAG, from the coding sequence ATGTGCGAACTCTATGTGAAGGCCGATCCCATCCTCTACGAATCGCGCTCACGCTCGTTGCGCATTCGCGGCGTGGTGACCACCTTGCGTCTGGAAAATCAGTTCTGGGACATTCTGCGCGAGATCGCCGAAGTCGACGGCATGACCACCAACCAGCTGATCACCAAACTCTATGAGGAGGTCATGGATTTTCGCGGTGAAGTGGTCAACTTCGCTTCCTTTTTGCGCGTCAGCTGCACGCGTTACCTGGCGCAGAAGGCCGGGCGGCCGGTGCCGCTGCGAGTGGTCGGCGCGGCCGGTTGA
- a CDS encoding DJ-1/PfpI family protein → MMAAKKILMLVGDYAEDYETMVPFQALQMVGHSVHAVCPDKVSGQTVRTAIHDFEGDQTYSEKPGHNFVLNFDFAKVRAEDYDALVIPGGRAPEYLRLNAHVIALVKAFAAADKPIAAVCHGAQLLAAAGVLEGRECSAYPACAPEVALAGGQYVEIAVDQAHVQGNLVTAPAWPAHPAWLAAFLKVLGTEIHL, encoded by the coding sequence ATCATGGCTGCCAAGAAGATTCTCATGCTGGTCGGCGACTACGCCGAAGACTACGAAACCATGGTGCCGTTCCAGGCGCTGCAAATGGTTGGCCACAGCGTACATGCGGTCTGCCCGGACAAGGTCAGCGGGCAGACGGTGCGCACGGCCATCCACGATTTCGAGGGCGATCAGACCTACAGTGAGAAGCCGGGGCACAACTTCGTGCTCAACTTCGATTTCGCCAAGGTGCGTGCCGAGGATTATGACGCGCTGGTGATTCCCGGTGGCCGTGCGCCGGAGTATCTGCGCCTGAATGCGCATGTCATCGCCCTGGTGAAGGCCTTCGCTGCCGCGGATAAACCCATCGCCGCCGTTTGCCATGGCGCTCAGTTGCTGGCCGCAGCCGGTGTGCTGGAAGGGCGCGAATGCAGCGCCTATCCTGCCTGTGCGCCGGAAGTGGCCTTGGCTGGCGGCCAGTACGTGGAGATCGCGGTGGATCAGGCGCATGTGCAGGGCAATCTGGTCACCGCGCCGGCCTGGCCAGCACACCCGGCCTGGCTGGCGGCGTTTCTCAAGGTGCTCGGTACGGAAATTCACCTGTAA
- a CDS encoding response regulator transcription factor yields MRILLVEDDPALGEGIRTALKPEGYTVDWLQDGASALHALSHESFELAILDLGLPRMDGLQVLKQLRANANPVPVLVLTARDATSDRIAGLDAGADDYLIKPFDVAELKARLRALLRRSFQRPQPALEYRGIRLDPASQLVEYQGQSINLPRKEFLLLHELLIQPGRVLTRDKLQQALYGWDEEVESNALEVHVHHLRKKFFPELIRTVRGVGYLVDK; encoded by the coding sequence ATGCGCATTCTTCTCGTCGAAGACGACCCGGCGCTGGGCGAAGGCATTCGCACCGCGCTGAAACCCGAGGGCTACACCGTCGACTGGCTGCAGGATGGCGCCAGTGCCCTGCACGCTCTGAGCCACGAAAGCTTCGAGCTGGCCATTCTCGACCTCGGCCTGCCGCGCATGGATGGCCTGCAGGTGCTCAAGCAGTTGCGCGCCAACGCCAACCCGGTACCGGTGCTGGTGCTCACCGCGCGTGACGCCACCAGCGACCGCATCGCCGGGCTCGATGCCGGCGCCGATGATTACCTGATCAAACCTTTCGACGTGGCAGAACTCAAGGCGCGCCTGCGTGCTCTGCTGCGCCGCAGTTTCCAGCGCCCGCAACCGGCACTGGAATACCGTGGCATCCGCCTCGATCCGGCCAGCCAGTTGGTCGAATACCAGGGCCAGAGCATCAACCTGCCGCGCAAGGAATTTCTCCTGCTGCACGAATTGCTGATCCAGCCTGGCCGCGTACTGACCCGCGACAAGCTGCAACAGGCGCTGTATGGCTGGGACGAGGAAGTGGAAAGCAACGCCCTGGAAGTGCACGTGCACCACCTGCGCAAGAAATTCTTCCCGGAGCTGATCCGCACCGTACGCGGCGTCGGTTATCTGGTGGACAAATGA
- a CDS encoding PAS domain-containing protein, translating to MINAKLLQLVVDASNDGIVVAEQEGEDNILIYANAAFERLTGYASDDILYQDCRFLQAGDRDQLGLQAIRDAVKANKPCRQIIRNYRKDGSAFWNELSITPVLNESDQLTYYIGIQKDVTEQVEAKQRVRELEAEVAELKAELARLKN from the coding sequence ATGATCAATGCCAAACTGCTGCAACTGGTAGTCGACGCCTCCAACGATGGAATCGTGGTGGCCGAGCAGGAGGGCGAAGACAACATCCTGATCTACGCCAACGCCGCGTTCGAACGCCTGACCGGCTATGCCAGCGATGACATTCTTTATCAGGACTGCCGCTTCCTCCAGGCCGGTGATCGTGACCAACTTGGGCTGCAAGCCATTCGTGACGCCGTCAAGGCGAACAAACCCTGCCGGCAGATCATCCGTAACTACCGCAAGGATGGCAGCGCCTTCTGGAACGAGCTATCGATCACCCCCGTGCTCAACGAGAGCGATCAGCTGACCTACTACATCGGCATCCAGAAGGACGTGACCGAGCAGGTCGAAGCCAAGCAGCGTGTGCGTGAGCTGGAGGCCGAAGTGGCCGAACTGAAAGCCGAACTGGCGCGCCTGAAAAACTGA
- a CDS encoding DUF1569 domain-containing protein codes for MRRRTLLKGAALTGAAAFGAGYWALPTGPQPAVVSLQGARQVLADLQGKTLRSVRGWSPSQVFNHCAQSIDYSIDGYPELKPAWFRHSLGPAAFAVFSARGAMRHPLDEVIPGAALLLEPASQAEALQCLQMAFECFASHAGELQPHFAYGALSHAEYGQAHVMHLYNHLSLIRLA; via the coding sequence ATGCGTAGACGTACCCTGCTCAAAGGCGCAGCACTGACCGGCGCCGCCGCATTTGGTGCGGGTTACTGGGCCTTGCCGACGGGGCCGCAGCCCGCGGTCGTCAGTCTGCAGGGTGCGCGCCAGGTATTGGCTGACTTGCAGGGCAAGACACTACGCAGCGTGCGAGGCTGGAGCCCGAGCCAAGTGTTCAACCACTGTGCGCAGAGCATCGACTATTCCATCGACGGTTACCCCGAGCTGAAGCCCGCCTGGTTCCGCCACAGCCTGGGGCCGGCCGCATTCGCCGTATTCAGCGCGCGCGGTGCCATGCGTCATCCACTGGATGAGGTCATTCCCGGCGCGGCGCTTCTGCTTGAACCGGCCAGCCAGGCCGAGGCCTTGCAGTGCCTGCAGATGGCGTTCGAGTGTTTCGCCAGCCATGCCGGTGAATTGCAGCCGCATTTTGCCTATGGCGCCCTGAGCCATGCCGAGTACGGCCAGGCGCACGTCATGCACCTGTACAACCACCTCAGCCTGATTCGCCTCGCCTGA
- a CDS encoding ATP-binding protein, giving the protein MSVLKTFGSIRTRLLALLLLLVAGSFGLISHKIYNDSVHEVRELFDAQLSQTARLLMGLVRHDLSDSERREMQAVLDEALLLHNARNPDNLLGHEYEGKLAFQMLDKDGELLFQSASAPPGLLNDMITQLGLVLPDNDQPMQQRLAQLARYLIGYHTLSIGEHRWRVFVLHDSRDYHWVLAGEREDVRGELIGKIARRSLQPLLIGLPIVGLLLWLTVGWGLYPLKRMADAIRGRAPDNLAPLVFPPLPNELEPMAAALNRLLMQVRQLLEQEKRFIADAAHELRTPLAVLRIHAQNALEAPDASDRDEALRQLSNGVDRATRVVAQLLTLARLDPNGIRLNMDDLDLLAFLRGELAELTPLALSRGQELILDAQEPADYHLPADAPSLGILLQNLVSNAVQYTPAGGCIQVQLQATAQELLLQVLDSGPGVPLELRERLFERFFRIGEGQGAGLGLSIVRRVVELHQGSIALDESPLGGLRVSVRLPRNHS; this is encoded by the coding sequence ATGAGCGTGCTGAAAACCTTCGGCTCCATCCGCACCCGTCTGCTCGCCCTTCTGCTGCTGCTGGTCGCCGGCAGCTTCGGGCTGATCAGCCACAAGATTTACAACGACTCGGTGCATGAAGTGCGCGAGCTGTTCGACGCCCAGCTGTCGCAGACTGCGCGCCTGCTGATGGGCCTGGTACGCCATGACCTGAGCGACAGCGAACGCCGCGAGATGCAGGCCGTACTCGACGAAGCCCTGCTGCTGCACAACGCGCGCAACCCGGACAACCTGCTGGGCCACGAATACGAGGGCAAGCTGGCCTTCCAGATGCTCGACAAGGATGGTGAGCTGCTGTTTCAGTCCGCCAGCGCTCCGCCTGGCCTGCTCAACGACATGATCACCCAGCTCGGCCTGGTGCTGCCGGACAACGACCAACCCATGCAGCAGCGCCTGGCACAACTGGCACGCTACCTGATTGGCTATCACACCCTGAGCATCGGCGAGCATCGCTGGCGCGTGTTCGTGCTGCATGACAGCCGCGATTATCACTGGGTACTGGCGGGAGAGCGCGAAGACGTGCGCGGCGAGCTGATCGGCAAGATCGCCCGGCGTAGCCTGCAACCGCTGCTGATCGGCCTGCCCATCGTCGGCCTGCTGCTGTGGCTGACCGTCGGCTGGGGGCTGTATCCACTCAAGCGCATGGCCGACGCCATTCGCGGCCGCGCGCCGGACAACCTGGCGCCGCTGGTCTTTCCGCCGCTACCAAACGAATTGGAGCCGATGGCCGCTGCGCTCAATCGCCTGTTGATGCAGGTCAGGCAGTTGCTGGAACAGGAAAAACGTTTCATCGCCGATGCCGCCCACGAGCTGCGCACGCCCCTGGCGGTGTTGCGTATCCATGCACAGAACGCATTGGAAGCACCGGATGCCAGTGATCGTGACGAAGCACTGCGACAGTTGAGCAACGGTGTCGACCGTGCCACCCGCGTGGTGGCGCAACTGCTGACACTGGCGCGTCTGGACCCCAACGGCATTCGCCTGAACATGGATGATCTGGACCTGCTGGCCTTCCTGCGTGGCGAACTGGCCGAGCTGACACCGCTGGCGCTCAGTCGTGGCCAGGAGCTGATTCTCGACGCCCAGGAGCCAGCTGATTACCACCTGCCGGCGGATGCGCCCAGCCTGGGCATCCTGCTGCAGAACCTGGTGAGCAATGCCGTGCAATACACCCCGGCAGGCGGCTGCATTCAAGTGCAGTTGCAGGCCACGGCTCAGGAGCTGCTATTACAGGTACTCGACAGCGGCCCCGGTGTGCCGCTGGAGTTGCGCGAGCGCCTGTTCGAACGCTTCTTCCGCATTGGCGAAGGTCAAGGCGCCGGTCTCGGGCTGTCCATCGTGCGGCGCGTGGTGGAACTGCACCAGGGCAGTATTGCCCTCGATGAGTCGCCACTCGGTGGCCTGCGTGTCAGCGTGCGCCTGCCGCGCAACCACTCATAG
- a CDS encoding flavodoxin: MKVAIVSGSVYGTAEEVARHAEGQLKAVGLDAWHKSNMNLEELLAFAPDALLTVTSTTGMGELPDNLLPLYSELRDRLPALGGRPAAVLALGDSSYDTFCGAGELMRELYAELGLREVVDMLRLDCSETVTPETDAEPWLQAFAAALKA, from the coding sequence ATGAAAGTCGCCATTGTCTCGGGCTCGGTCTACGGTACGGCCGAAGAGGTTGCGCGCCATGCCGAGGGTCAGCTCAAGGCTGTCGGGCTGGATGCCTGGCACAAAAGCAACATGAATCTCGAAGAGCTGCTGGCTTTTGCGCCGGACGCCCTGCTGACCGTCACGTCCACGACCGGTATGGGCGAACTGCCGGACAACCTGCTGCCGCTGTACAGCGAACTTCGCGACCGCCTGCCAGCCTTGGGTGGCCGGCCTGCTGCGGTGCTGGCGCTGGGCGATTCCAGCTATGACACCTTCTGTGGTGCCGGTGAGCTGATGCGCGAGCTGTATGCCGAACTGGGGCTGCGTGAAGTGGTGGACATGTTGCGCCTGGACTGCAGCGAAACCGTGACCCCGGAAACGGACGCCGAACCCTGGCTGCAGGCCTTTGCCGCAGCGCTGAAGGCCTGA
- a CDS encoding alpha/beta fold hydrolase — protein MSELPGIALDTWRAQSQTLDFQGHAIRYWVAGNAEAEPLLLIHGFPSASWDWHRLWVPLAERYRVIACDLLGFGYSAKPRGHAYSLLEQADLQQALLAHVGESRPLHVLAHDYGDSVAQELIARHQEGRLQLASCVFLNGGLFPETHHPVRVQKLLLGPLGPLIGRLFSRRKLAQSFARIFGPQTQPSETELDALWQLVAYNNGPAVMHRLIRYMPERRQQRQRWVSAMQATTLPMRVIDGAFDPISGAHMVARYRELISDPDTVLLDGIGHYPQLEAPAAVLEHYLQFRSTRSPHA, from the coding sequence GTGAGCGAGCTGCCAGGCATCGCCCTGGACACATGGCGCGCGCAAAGCCAGACCCTGGACTTTCAGGGCCACGCCATCCGCTACTGGGTCGCCGGTAACGCCGAGGCCGAGCCGCTGCTGTTGATTCACGGCTTTCCCAGCGCCAGTTGGGACTGGCATCGTCTATGGGTGCCGTTGGCCGAACGTTATCGGGTGATCGCCTGCGACCTGCTCGGTTTCGGTTACTCGGCCAAGCCGCGTGGGCATGCCTACAGCCTGCTGGAGCAGGCCGATTTGCAGCAGGCGCTGCTGGCGCATGTCGGTGAATCGCGCCCACTGCATGTGCTGGCCCACGATTATGGTGACAGCGTGGCGCAGGAGTTGATCGCGCGGCATCAGGAAGGGCGGTTGCAACTGGCCAGTTGTGTCTTCCTCAATGGCGGCTTGTTCCCCGAGACGCATCATCCGGTACGCGTACAGAAACTGCTGCTCGGGCCGCTTGGGCCGCTGATCGGGCGGTTGTTCTCACGACGCAAGCTGGCACAGAGTTTCGCCCGCATCTTCGGCCCGCAGACTCAGCCCAGCGAGACCGAGCTGGATGCTCTATGGCAACTGGTGGCGTACAACAACGGCCCGGCGGTGATGCATCGCCTGATTCGCTACATGCCTGAGCGGCGTCAGCAACGGCAGCGCTGGGTCAGCGCGATGCAGGCCACGACGCTGCCGATGCGGGTGATCGACGGCGCCTTCGACCCCATCTCCGGGGCGCATATGGTGGCGCGCTACCGTGAGCTGATCAGTGACCCGGATACGGTGCTGCTCGACGGCATTGGTCACTATCCGCAACTCGAAGCGCCGGCGGCGGTACTCGAACATTATCTGCAGTTTCGCAGCACACGGAGCCCACATGCGTAG
- a CDS encoding class II aldolase/adducin family protein, translating into MTAQLQLPAVKNQVSEAEWRTRIDLAACYRLIALYGWDDLIFTHISAKVPGTEDFLINPYGLMFHEITASSLVKVDLAGNKLMDSPFEINPAGYTIHSAVHEVRHDVGCVLHIHTPAGIAVSAQKQGLLPLSQQSLFVLSSLAYHGYEGVALNHDEKARLQADLGDKNFMILPNHGLLTAFGSIADAFLGIFTLQRACEIQVMAQSGGAELIHIPQQILDGAQAMIAGVMKTPQGMGGSLPWPALLRKLDQQMPGYDQ; encoded by the coding sequence GTGACTGCTCAGCTGCAACTCCCTGCCGTGAAGAATCAGGTATCCGAAGCCGAATGGCGTACACGCATCGACCTGGCGGCCTGTTACCGGCTGATCGCGCTTTACGGCTGGGATGACCTGATCTTCACCCACATCTCGGCCAAGGTGCCGGGGACGGAAGATTTCCTGATCAACCCCTATGGCCTGATGTTCCACGAGATCACGGCGTCGAGCTTGGTCAAGGTCGACCTGGCGGGTAACAAGCTGATGGACAGCCCGTTCGAAATCAACCCGGCCGGTTACACCATCCACAGCGCCGTGCATGAAGTACGCCACGATGTCGGGTGCGTGCTGCACATTCACACGCCCGCCGGTATTGCCGTATCGGCGCAGAAACAGGGGTTGTTGCCGCTGTCGCAGCAGTCGCTGTTCGTCCTCTCCAGCCTGGCCTACCACGGCTACGAAGGGGTGGCGCTGAACCATGACGAGAAGGCGCGGCTGCAGGCCGATCTGGGCGACAAGAACTTCATGATCCTGCCCAACCATGGATTGCTCACGGCCTTTGGCAGTATTGCCGATGCCTTCCTCGGCATCTTCACCCTGCAGCGCGCCTGCGAGATTCAGGTGATGGCGCAGAGTGGTGGCGCCGAGCTGATCCATATTCCGCAGCAGATTCTCGATGGCGCGCAGGCGATGATCGCCGGGGTGATGAAGACGCCACAGGGCATGGGCGGCTCGTTGCCATGGCCTGCGCTGCTGCGCAAGCTCGATCAACAGATGCCGGGTTACGACCAGTGA
- a CDS encoding PilZ domain-containing protein, producing MQSDAMHSAPLLTQDELDYLQKILFKPAQTRPANAAPQLIMGEQLRELLARLGQEQQLSLDAHSNNQHLSFPLHLIRDEHSHSRLELGAPLIFEQGVNERPWRLTLSSPLILLDSNDQPSGLKALELSNNGMLVQYGKPGLPASNPLLQLMLPEDRRVQLRARLVRRVCQSRYAYRLQTLHAEDEQTLRRYLFEQHSAQPLQMAAVS from the coding sequence ATGCAGTCTGATGCCATGCACAGTGCCCCGCTGCTGACTCAGGACGAACTGGACTACCTCCAGAAGATCCTTTTCAAACCTGCACAAACGCGGCCAGCCAATGCTGCGCCGCAGTTGATCATGGGTGAACAACTGCGGGAGTTGCTGGCCCGCCTGGGCCAGGAACAACAATTGAGCCTGGATGCTCACAGCAACAATCAGCACCTGAGTTTTCCTTTGCACCTGATTCGGGACGAGCACAGCCACTCACGCCTTGAGCTGGGCGCGCCGCTGATATTCGAACAGGGCGTGAACGAGCGCCCCTGGCGCCTGACCCTGAGTTCGCCACTGATATTGCTCGACAGCAACGATCAGCCCAGCGGCCTGAAAGCACTGGAACTCTCGAACAATGGAATGCTGGTGCAATACGGCAAACCCGGCCTGCCCGCCAGTAATCCGTTGCTGCAGCTGATGCTGCCTGAGGATCGCCGCGTGCAACTGCGCGCCAGGCTGGTCAGGCGCGTCTGCCAGAGCCGTTATGCCTACAGGTTGCAAACGCTGCATGCAGAAGACGAACAGACCCTGCGCCGCTATCTGTTCGAACAGCACAGCGCGCAACCGCTGCAGATGGCGGCCGTCAGCTGA
- a CDS encoding antibiotic biosynthesis monooxygenase produces MSPVTLMVARRVANGRYHDFIAWLREGEHLATDFPGYLGSGVLAPPAGDDEFQIVFRFSDEQTMAAWEHSASRQAWLQRGSGLFAQPLEKRAIGLDAWFGSAHRQPPRWKQSVAIWLAFFPVSLTFNLLFGTWLSDLSLVSRVLLSTLALTPLMTYLFIPLSTRLLEPWLQGNGPRRLSRRAASIGKP; encoded by the coding sequence ATGTCCCCCGTTACCCTGATGGTGGCGCGCCGCGTTGCCAATGGCCGTTATCACGACTTCATCGCCTGGCTGCGCGAGGGCGAACACCTGGCCACCGATTTTCCGGGCTACCTCGGCTCAGGCGTTCTGGCCCCGCCTGCCGGTGACGACGAATTTCAGATCGTCTTTCGTTTTAGCGACGAGCAGACCATGGCTGCCTGGGAGCACTCCGCCTCTCGCCAGGCCTGGCTGCAACGCGGTAGCGGTCTGTTCGCCCAGCCGCTGGAAAAGCGTGCGATCGGTCTCGATGCCTGGTTTGGCAGCGCACACCGCCAGCCACCACGCTGGAAACAGAGCGTAGCCATCTGGCTGGCCTTCTTTCCGGTGTCCCTGACCTTCAACCTGTTGTTCGGCACCTGGCTTTCCGACCTGTCGCTGGTCAGCCGCGTGCTGCTGTCGACCCTGGCCCTGACGCCGCTGATGACTTACCTGTTCATCCCGCTATCGACTCGCCTGCTGGAACCCTGGCTGCAGGGCAACGGCCCGCGCCGCTTGAGCAGACGCGCGGCCAGCATCGGCAAACCCTGA
- a CDS encoding thiol-disulfide oxidoreductase DCC family protein, with protein MHNPAWPLTLYFDGDCPLCAREIRMLSQHASPQRLLLVDIAAGDFDPAPLGVTLTAMQDRLHARWADGQWLYGLDASLWSWEAAGLGRWVAPLRWRPLRPLLEWGYRLFCRLRPHLARLPHPDGAARCRKGEACPSQRPPSGGAG; from the coding sequence ATGCACAATCCTGCCTGGCCATTGACCCTGTATTTCGACGGCGACTGTCCGCTGTGCGCCCGCGAAATTCGCATGCTCAGCCAGCATGCATCACCACAACGCCTGCTGCTGGTGGACATTGCCGCCGGGGACTTCGACCCTGCGCCGCTGGGCGTCACCCTCACAGCCATGCAGGATCGCCTGCACGCGCGCTGGGCCGATGGGCAGTGGCTGTATGGCCTCGATGCCAGCCTGTGGAGCTGGGAGGCCGCGGGCCTGGGACGCTGGGTCGCGCCACTGCGCTGGCGTCCTCTGCGCCCCCTGCTGGAGTGGGGTTACCGGCTGTTCTGCCGGTTGCGCCCGCATCTGGCCCGCCTGCCGCACCCGGATGGTGCAGCGCGTTGCCGCAAGGGCGAGGCCTGTCCGAGCCAGCGCCCGCCATCCGGCGGGGCTGGCTAA
- a CDS encoding SDR family oxidoreductase, translating into MSDAIRFEDQVVIVTGAGGGLGRAHALLFARHGARVVVNDLGGSTHGEGANASAADKVVEEIRAFGGTAVANHDSVTDGDKIVQTALDHFGRIDVLVNNAGILRDKSFHKMEDADWDLVYKVHVEGAYKTTHAAWPHLREQNFGRVIFTSSTSGIYGNFGQSNYGMAKLGLYGLTRTLAIEGRKNNILVNAIAPTGATRMTEGLIPPQVFEQLKPELVSPLVVYLGSAACQDTGGLYEVGGGWVGKVRWERSLGAGFDPKAGFSPEDVAAQWQRICDFDGAAHPADNVEALREMMANLQKYAL; encoded by the coding sequence ATGAGCGATGCCATCCGTTTCGAAGATCAAGTAGTCATAGTCACCGGTGCTGGCGGTGGTCTGGGCCGTGCCCATGCGCTGCTGTTCGCCCGCCATGGCGCCAGGGTAGTGGTCAACGATCTGGGGGGAAGCACCCACGGCGAGGGGGCCAACGCCTCGGCCGCAGACAAGGTGGTGGAGGAGATTCGCGCCTTCGGTGGCACTGCAGTGGCCAACCATGATTCGGTGACCGATGGCGACAAGATCGTGCAGACCGCGCTGGATCATTTCGGTCGCATCGATGTACTGGTCAATAACGCCGGCATCCTGCGCGACAAGAGCTTCCACAAGATGGAGGATGCCGACTGGGATCTGGTCTACAAGGTGCACGTCGAGGGCGCCTACAAGACCACTCACGCCGCCTGGCCCCATCTGCGCGAACAGAACTTCGGCCGGGTGATCTTCACCTCGTCCACCTCCGGCATCTACGGCAACTTCGGCCAGAGCAACTACGGCATGGCCAAGCTTGGCCTGTACGGCCTGACCCGCACCCTGGCCATCGAAGGGCGCAAGAACAACATCCTGGTCAACGCCATCGCCCCGACCGGCGCCACGCGCATGACCGAAGGATTGATCCCGCCGCAGGTGTTCGAACAGCTCAAACCCGAGCTGGTCAGCCCGCTGGTGGTGTACCTCGGTAGCGCCGCCTGCCAGGATACCGGCGGCTTGTACGAAGTGGGCGGTGGCTGGGTGGGCAAGGTGCGTTGGGAGCGTAGCCTCGGTGCCGGTTTCGACCCTAAGGCCGGCTTCAGCCCCGAGGATGTCGCCGCGCAGTGGCAGCGCATCTGCGATTTCGACGGTGCCGCGCACCCGGCGGATAACGTCGAGGCGCTCAGGGAAATGATGGCGAACCTGCAAAAATACGCGCTCTGA
- a CDS encoding tetratricopeptide repeat protein, with protein MNLFRTLIIVALGFAALPAFALSAGGEAQLHQLQTRWAEINYQTPEKQREEAFAKLVTQADAALASEPNAPELLIWRGIILSTEAGAKGGLGALSLVKEAKTNLEQALAIDPQALGGSAYTSLGSLYYQVPGWPIGFGDDEQAEKMLKQALAINPNGIDPNYFYGDFLQRQKRFEEARAALEKALAAKDRPGRELADKGRRAEAQALLQQVERKLK; from the coding sequence GTGAACCTGTTTCGTACCCTGATCATCGTTGCACTCGGCTTCGCCGCCCTGCCCGCCTTTGCCCTCAGTGCAGGAGGCGAAGCGCAGTTGCACCAGCTGCAGACACGCTGGGCCGAAATCAACTACCAGACGCCGGAAAAACAGCGCGAGGAAGCCTTTGCCAAGCTCGTCACGCAAGCCGATGCAGCCCTGGCCAGCGAGCCAAACGCGCCGGAGTTGCTGATCTGGCGCGGCATCATCCTCAGCACCGAGGCCGGCGCCAAGGGTGGCCTCGGCGCACTGAGCCTAGTCAAGGAGGCCAAAACAAACCTGGAACAAGCGCTGGCCATCGACCCACAGGCACTGGGCGGCTCGGCCTACACCAGCCTCGGCAGCCTCTACTACCAGGTACCGGGCTGGCCCATCGGTTTCGGCGATGACGAACAGGCCGAGAAGATGCTCAAGCAGGCGCTGGCGATCAACCCGAATGGCATCGACCCGAACTACTTCTACGGCGACTTCCTGCAACGGCAGAAACGCTTTGAGGAAGCCCGCGCCGCCCTGGAAAAAGCCCTGGCCGCCAAGGATCGCCCAGGCCGCGAACTGGCCGACAAGGGCCGTCGCGCAGAAGCCCAGGCGCTTTTGCAGCAGGTCGAGCGTAAACTCAAGTAA
- a CDS encoding MerR family transcriptional regulator, which translates to MPELASVTSLASSALKQEELFPIREVSRITGVNPVTLRAWERRYGLIQPTRTDSGHRLYSHADIETVRSILAWIERGVAVSKVGSILAKSASSRSAATPAYNEVSSDDWSEWQDQVRSALQNFDEPRLERLYGQIFSCYPLPVVFQDIVMPVWQELLLHQDEVGQRGEWLMLDGFLRGRCWQRLQLGRDDARERVLLVALPGQCRELELLVAALLLGNQDIDITVMGPGVPLADLALICERMQPQALVLFSNQPPGEELPRQLSRLALGLQCPVLLAGDSADLAEDSLAGSPIACLGNEARLMQRRLQQFLAGHLDT; encoded by the coding sequence ATGCCAGAACTCGCCTCCGTCACATCGCTTGCGTCCAGCGCCTTGAAGCAGGAAGAGCTGTTCCCCATCCGCGAGGTTTCTCGTATCACCGGCGTCAACCCGGTGACCCTGCGGGCGTGGGAGCGGCGTTACGGCCTGATTCAGCCCACGCGCACTGACAGCGGTCATCGCCTTTACTCGCATGCCGATATCGAAACGGTGCGCAGTATCCTGGCCTGGATCGAGCGCGGCGTAGCGGTGAGCAAGGTGGGTTCGATTCTGGCCAAGAGCGCCAGCAGCCGCAGTGCAGCCACCCCGGCGTACAACGAAGTCAGCAGTGACGACTGGAGCGAGTGGCAGGATCAGGTGCGCAGCGCGCTGCAGAACTTCGATGAGCCTCGTCTGGAGCGCCTGTACGGGCAGATATTTTCCTGCTACCCGCTGCCTGTGGTGTTTCAGGACATTGTCATGCCGGTGTGGCAGGAATTGCTGCTGCATCAGGATGAGGTCGGTCAGCGCGGTGAATGGCTGATGCTCGATGGTTTCCTGCGTGGGCGCTGCTGGCAGCGTTTGCAACTGGGGCGTGACGATGCCCGTGAGCGTGTCCTGCTGGTGGCGCTGCCGGGGCAATGCCGCGAGCTGGAGTTGCTGGTTGCTGCCTTGCTGTTGGGCAATCAGGATATCGATATCACGGTAATGGGGCCTGGTGTACCGCTGGCGGACCTGGCGCTGATCTGTGAGCGTATGCAGCCGCAGGCGCTGGTGCTGTTCAGCAATCAGCCGCCAGGCGAGGAGTTGCCGAGGCAGCTGTCACGTCTGGCGCTGGGCCTGCAATGCCCGGTATTGCTGGCTGGTGACAGTGCCGATCTGGCCGAGGACAGCCTGGCGGGCTCGCCCATCGCATGCCTGGGTAATGAAGCGCGTCTGATGCAGCGACGTCTGCAGCAGTTCCTGGCGGGCCATCTCGATACCTGA